A genome region from Natranaerobius trueperi includes the following:
- the tnpA gene encoding IS66 family insertion sequence element accessory protein TnpA, which produces MSQTENKYEKLRESWKKHIAEFRSSGMTTREWCNTHNLSITKLRYWLRKYKDQDLNNYKSTSETQWLPLKVDNTNQVEPETSQMTVKVGQASIKVGPNFDSQLLKDLVRTLSELC; this is translated from the coding sequence AAGAGAAAGTTGGAAAAAACACATAGCTGAATTCAGATCTAGCGGCATGACTACTAGAGAATGGTGCAATACTCATAATTTAAGTATCACCAAACTGCGTTACTGGCTCAGAAAATACAAAGACCAAGATTTAAATAATTACAAAAGTACTTCCGAGACTCAGTGGTTACCACTGAAAGTTGACAATACCAACCAGGTAGAACCGGAAACTTCTCAGATGACAGTTAAAGTAGGTCAGGCTTCAATAAAAGTTGGTCCTAATTTCGATAGCCAACTTCTAAAAGATTTAGTCAGGACTCTTTCAGAACTATGTTGA
- the tnpB gene encoding IS66 family insertion sequence element accessory protein TnpB (TnpB, as the term is used for proteins encoded by IS66 family insertion elements, is considered an accessory protein, since TnpC, encoded by a neighboring gene, is a DDE family transposase.) has product MLTEASVERVYLAVGKTDLRKSIDGLAVLVQQSFELDPFSPCLFAFCNRKKDKIKILYWDSSGFWLYYHRLEEGKFQWPDDNTTQTVSISYRQLRWLLDGLALDQREAHNQVTKNKIL; this is encoded by the coding sequence ATGTTGACAGAAGCCAGTGTAGAAAGAGTCTACCTGGCAGTTGGCAAAACAGATCTAAGAAAATCCATAGATGGTTTGGCAGTTTTAGTACAACAGAGTTTTGAATTAGATCCATTCTCTCCATGCCTGTTTGCTTTTTGTAATCGCAAAAAAGACAAGATTAAAATACTCTACTGGGACTCATCAGGCTTTTGGCTGTACTACCATAGATTAGAAGAAGGTAAATTCCAGTGGCCCGATGATAACACCACACAGACAGTAAGCATAAGCTACCGCCAACTACGCTGGTTACTCGATGGGTTAGCTTTAGATCAACGAGAAGCTCATAACCAAGTAACAAAGAATA